Proteins encoded within one genomic window of Lysinibacillus sphaericus:
- a CDS encoding S8 family serine peptidase, translating to MAILDSGINEEFLESGIVDEFNAIDPTSPTIDEMSHGTPIANIIENSEIDLIDVKVLNKDGKGKADDLVKAIEWCIEQKVDIINISFGYQTENLAVKTVIGKAVANGILIIAAAGNTFGFGVDYPAKYDEVISITATDKELRRLSSTGKGKIDFAFVGEDVVAIDKNGYYRKFTGTSFATAKATKYISSQIVAQKKSLSKESIVALLKQQAKDLGEEGFDREYGYGVIEDN from the coding sequence GTGGCAATTTTAGATAGTGGCATTAATGAAGAATTTTTGGAAAGTGGTATTGTTGATGAATTTAATGCTATCGACCCGACATCGCCGACTATTGATGAAATGAGTCATGGAACTCCAATTGCCAATATTATTGAAAATAGTGAGATAGACTTGATTGATGTAAAAGTTTTGAACAAGGACGGTAAGGGGAAGGCAGATGACTTAGTTAAAGCCATAGAATGGTGTATTGAGCAAAAAGTAGATATTATCAATATCAGCTTTGGATATCAAACGGAAAATTTAGCTGTCAAAACTGTTATTGGTAAAGCCGTTGCAAATGGAATTCTTATTATAGCAGCGGCTGGTAACACTTTCGGTTTTGGTGTTGATTATCCAGCAAAATATGATGAAGTGATATCTATTACTGCGACTGATAAAGAATTGAGACGACTTAGTTCAACAGGAAAAGGAAAAATTGATTTTGCCTTTGTGGGAGAAGACGTCGTAGCTATAGACAAAAATGGATATTATAGAAAATTTACTGGGACGTCCTTTGCAACTGCAAAGGCTACTAAATATATTTCCAGTCAAATCGTTGCACAAAAAAAATCGTTAAGTAAGGAATCAATAGTGGCACTGTTAAAGCAGCAAGCAAAAGATTTAGGTGAAGAAGGTTTTGATCGTGAATATGGATATGGGGTTATAGAAGATAATTAA
- a CDS encoding phosphotransferase family protein yields MDTIQVRASERIDTEQLHAFLKRHFPDLPEGKLEISQFSAGHSNLTYCLKIADFEIVLRRPPLGPVAKKAHDMKREFTILSALHPFLAVVPKPYVYVDDVSIIGSDFFLMERKKGVVLDTRFPSGTESTIALARQLSEKMVESLVALHAIPYKETALKDMVKPEGFMERQVVSWVDRYEKAKTAELSEVAALTAWLKANIPTNNEATIIHYDYKFNNAMFSQDYSEMIGLFDWEMTTVGDPLADLGVAMSYWMHADDPKMLLYALGEPPITVHPGFYSREEFIAHYAEKSGRDVSTIGYYITFAYFKLAVICQQIYYRYVNGQTKDDRFAQMDTMVAALIQQAAKSIK; encoded by the coding sequence ATGGATACGATACAAGTAAGGGCAAGTGAACGAATCGATACAGAGCAATTACATGCTTTTTTAAAGCGACATTTCCCAGACTTACCAGAGGGGAAACTAGAAATTTCTCAATTTAGTGCGGGTCATTCTAATTTAACTTACTGTTTAAAAATAGCGGATTTTGAAATTGTACTTCGCAGACCACCTCTTGGGCCAGTGGCAAAAAAAGCGCATGATATGAAGCGTGAATTTACCATTTTATCGGCGCTTCATCCGTTTTTAGCTGTTGTACCAAAACCATATGTATATGTCGATGATGTCAGCATTATCGGCAGTGACTTTTTCTTAATGGAACGAAAAAAAGGTGTCGTGTTGGACACACGTTTCCCATCAGGGACAGAATCGACAATAGCACTTGCACGTCAATTGTCTGAAAAAATGGTGGAATCACTTGTAGCGCTCCATGCCATTCCATATAAGGAAACGGCTTTAAAGGATATGGTCAAGCCTGAAGGGTTTATGGAACGCCAAGTGGTTAGTTGGGTTGACCGTTATGAGAAAGCAAAAACAGCTGAGCTGTCAGAGGTAGCAGCGCTAACGGCTTGGTTAAAGGCTAATATACCGACAAATAATGAAGCGACAATTATTCACTATGACTATAAGTTCAACAATGCGATGTTTTCACAAGATTACTCAGAAATGATTGGGCTTTTTGATTGGGAAATGACAACAGTGGGTGATCCGTTAGCAGATCTCGGTGTTGCGATGAGTTATTGGATGCATGCAGATGATCCAAAAATGTTGTTGTATGCATTAGGGGAGCCACCGATTACGGTTCATCCTGGATTTTATTCGAGAGAGGAATTTATCGCGCACTATGCGGAGAAAAGTGGTCGAGATGTCTCAACAATCGGCTATTATATAACGTTTGCTTATTTTAAATTAGCGGTCATTTGCCAACAAATTTATTATCGTTATGTCAACGGACAAACGAAGGACGATCGTTTCGCACAAATGGATACAATGGTAGCTGCGCTTATACAACAAGCTGCTAAAAGTATTAAATAG
- a CDS encoding SDR family oxidoreductase, with protein sequence MTVLDLFSLQGKTAIVTGGGRGLGAQIAQGFAEAGANVVLCSRKVEACEEMATQLAQLGVQTLALACDVTKPEEIAHVVSKTLETFGKIDILVNNSGASWGAPAVDMPYEAWQKVFDVNVNGTFLMTQAVGKVMLAQKAGKIINIASIAGLGGTLPDFMDTIGYNSSKGAVITLTKDLAVKWGPSGININAIAPGFFPTKMSNVLIERGQDYLMGATPLKRLGAENDLKGVALFLAAAASDYVTGEVIVVDGGMSAII encoded by the coding sequence ATGACTGTTCTTGACCTATTTAGCTTGCAAGGGAAAACCGCTATTGTTACAGGTGGTGGTCGTGGACTTGGTGCACAAATTGCGCAAGGCTTTGCAGAGGCTGGTGCCAACGTTGTGCTGTGCTCACGCAAAGTGGAGGCTTGTGAGGAAATGGCGACACAACTCGCACAATTAGGTGTCCAGACACTTGCGCTTGCCTGTGATGTGACGAAACCAGAGGAAATTGCCCATGTTGTGTCAAAAACATTAGAGACCTTTGGTAAGATTGATATTTTAGTAAACAATAGTGGTGCTTCATGGGGGGCGCCGGCTGTCGATATGCCATACGAGGCATGGCAAAAGGTGTTTGATGTGAACGTCAACGGTACATTTTTAATGACGCAGGCTGTTGGTAAAGTGATGCTTGCACAAAAAGCGGGGAAAATTATTAATATTGCTTCTATTGCAGGGCTTGGTGGTACACTCCCTGATTTTATGGATACAATTGGTTATAACTCTAGTAAAGGTGCAGTTATTACGTTAACCAAAGATTTAGCGGTGAAATGGGGACCATCAGGCATAAACATTAATGCCATTGCCCCTGGATTTTTCCCAACGAAAATGTCAAATGTTTTAATAGAACGAGGACAAGATTATTTGATGGGGGCTACACCTTTAAAGCGTCTAGGTGCTGAAAATGATTTGAAGGGCGTTGCATTATTTTTAGCAGCTGCAGCTTCGGATTATGTTACAGGTGAGGTGATTGTGGTAGATGGTGGAATGAGTGCAATTATTTAA
- a CDS encoding acyl-CoA dehydrogenase family protein yields MNFSYSEKVVELQGKLTKFMEQYIYPNEALYAAQVEAMADRWGAIPPIMEELKRKAQEAGLWNLFLPDSEYGAGLSNIEYAPLCEIMGRSLIAPEVFNCNAPDTGNMEVLVRYGSDKQKKEWLEPLLRGEIRSCFAMTEPAVASSDATNIEASIERDGDQYILNGHKWWTTGAGDPRCKVAIFMGKHKDSTASIHEQQSMILVPMDTPGVKIERMLTAFGYDHAPEGHGEVTFTNVRVPVDNILWGEGKGFAIAQGRLGPGRIHHCMRLIGAAERALEEMCSRLLERQAFHRPLADQGVMRERIAESRIDIEQARLLTLKAAYMMDTVGNKEAKAEIAMIKVVAPNMALRVIDRAIQAFGAAGVGPDKTLAAQWANSRTLRLADGPDEVHRNTVAKLELKKHAPKQQELVK; encoded by the coding sequence ATGAATTTTTCTTATAGTGAAAAAGTAGTAGAACTGCAAGGAAAACTGACGAAATTTATGGAGCAGTATATTTATCCAAATGAGGCACTGTATGCGGCACAGGTGGAAGCAATGGCGGATCGTTGGGGAGCGATTCCTCCGATTATGGAAGAATTGAAGCGTAAAGCACAGGAAGCGGGGCTATGGAATTTATTTTTACCTGATAGCGAGTATGGCGCAGGTTTATCGAATATAGAATATGCTCCTTTATGTGAAATTATGGGCCGATCATTAATAGCGCCGGAAGTCTTTAACTGCAATGCGCCGGATACGGGGAACATGGAGGTACTTGTACGCTATGGGTCAGATAAGCAAAAAAAAGAGTGGTTAGAGCCGCTATTGCGTGGAGAAATCCGCTCTTGCTTTGCGATGACGGAGCCTGCAGTGGCCTCTAGTGATGCGACCAATATTGAGGCTAGCATTGAACGAGATGGTGATCAGTATATTTTAAACGGTCATAAGTGGTGGACAACCGGGGCTGGCGATCCACGCTGTAAAGTCGCTATTTTTATGGGAAAACATAAGGATTCTACGGCTTCAATCCATGAGCAACAATCAATGATTCTAGTTCCAATGGATACACCAGGTGTCAAAATAGAGCGCATGTTAACGGCCTTTGGGTATGACCATGCACCTGAAGGTCATGGAGAGGTTACGTTTACAAATGTACGAGTACCTGTGGACAATATTTTATGGGGTGAAGGGAAAGGTTTTGCGATTGCTCAAGGTCGTTTAGGCCCAGGCCGCATTCATCATTGCATGCGTCTTATCGGAGCAGCTGAACGCGCTTTAGAAGAAATGTGTAGCCGCTTACTAGAGCGTCAAGCCTTCCATCGACCGCTAGCAGACCAAGGCGTGATGCGTGAACGAATAGCAGAATCACGTATTGATATTGAACAGGCAAGGCTGCTTACGTTAAAAGCAGCATACATGATGGATACAGTAGGGAATAAAGAGGCGAAGGCTGAAATTGCGATGATTAAAGTAGTCGCACCGAATATGGCATTGCGTGTCATCGACCGTGCCATTCAAGCATTTGGTGCTGCTGGCGTTGGACCTGATAAGACGCTCGCTGCTCAGTGGGCCAATTCACGCACATTGCGTTTAGCAGATGGACCAGACGAGGTGCATCGTAATACTGTAGCGAAATTGGAACTGAAAAAACATGCCCCAAAGCAACAGGAGCTGGTAAAATGA
- a CDS encoding LysR family transcriptional regulator yields MDLKQLQYFIAVIEHMNYSKAAEKLHISQPSLSNAIKKLEQEVGSSLLERNTRNLQLTEAGQLLYERAKVILKNMEVLKIEMDEVIVHGTSDLTIGVMESIKHWLPKAIVEYKKRYPQMKFHLVDILGSKRVKKSLKGYKTHVIITNQLMDDEELEVKCLYEERLVAVLPLHHPLATKDLLTIADLSKEPFIISTDGFQTRQDILNAFEQAGQAINVQFEIERFETAVSLVRENLGITILPENYLQGPTAKTIVQKEIDCPNLQRNVYLVYLKNRHLPFAIRQFIDGVIHYFDSKR; encoded by the coding sequence TTGGATTTAAAACAATTACAATATTTTATCGCTGTTATTGAGCATATGAATTACTCGAAAGCAGCTGAAAAATTGCATATTTCTCAGCCTTCTTTAAGTAATGCTATTAAAAAATTAGAACAAGAAGTTGGTTCTTCTTTACTTGAAAGAAATACAAGAAATTTGCAATTAACCGAAGCAGGTCAGCTTCTATATGAACGAGCAAAAGTTATTTTAAAAAATATGGAAGTGCTAAAAATTGAAATGGACGAGGTCATTGTACATGGTACAAGTGATTTGACCATCGGTGTAATGGAGTCGATTAAGCATTGGTTACCAAAAGCAATTGTCGAATATAAAAAGCGCTATCCACAGATGAAATTTCATTTAGTCGATATTTTAGGTAGCAAGCGTGTCAAGAAATCACTGAAAGGCTACAAAACGCATGTGATTATTACCAATCAATTGATGGACGATGAAGAGCTAGAAGTGAAGTGTTTGTATGAGGAACGACTTGTCGCTGTATTACCTTTACATCATCCGTTAGCGACGAAAGATTTACTGACCATTGCAGATTTAAGCAAAGAGCCTTTCATTATTAGTACAGATGGATTTCAAACAAGGCAGGATATTTTGAATGCATTTGAACAAGCGGGTCAAGCAATCAATGTTCAATTTGAAATCGAACGTTTTGAAACGGCTGTATCCCTTGTTCGCGAAAATCTAGGTATTACCATTCTGCCTGAAAACTATTTACAGGGGCCAACCGCGAAGACGATTGTTCAAAAAGAAATTGATTGCCCTAATTTACAAAGGAATGTTTATTTAGTGTATTTAAAAAATCGACATCTGCCCTTTGCGATCCGACAATTCATTGATGGTGTTATACATTATTTTGATAGTAAAAGATAA
- the hutG gene encoding formimidoylglutamase, with product MYTMTDQKQWKGRIDSTTNPSSFRLHQKVKRLAINDVSASQQKNAGIVGFICDEGVRRNQGRVGAANGPNALRGALASLPWTFDEQQEIIDVGNILCLNHALEDAQQELGEIVQGLRAKNMQCIILGGGHETLYGHYLGVRAALQKGARIGIINIDAHFDLRPYDEQTSSGTMFRQILEQDPHTDYFVLGIQRYGNTQELFDKAHELQVNYVLEEQMTADNNADIMNDLQQFMDNHDYILLTLCMDVVNTAYAPGVSAPSPFGLDPKTVRAVIQKVASHPHTHSFDICEVNPLLDENGQTVKLGAYFVYDALNNLLRRNGS from the coding sequence ATGTATACAATGACAGATCAAAAACAATGGAAAGGTCGCATCGATTCAACTACTAATCCAAGTAGTTTCCGATTACATCAAAAAGTAAAACGATTGGCTATTAACGATGTAAGCGCTTCACAACAAAAAAATGCTGGGATTGTTGGGTTTATATGTGATGAAGGGGTACGCCGCAATCAAGGGCGTGTTGGTGCAGCGAATGGACCCAATGCACTTCGTGGTGCACTGGCAAGCTTACCGTGGACATTTGATGAGCAACAGGAAATTATCGATGTCGGTAACATTCTTTGCCTCAATCATGCGCTAGAGGATGCACAACAAGAGCTCGGTGAAATTGTTCAAGGTCTACGCGCTAAAAACATGCAATGTATTATCCTTGGTGGCGGTCATGAAACATTATATGGGCATTACTTAGGTGTTCGTGCAGCATTACAAAAAGGTGCCCGTATCGGCATTATTAACATCGATGCACATTTTGATTTACGACCATATGATGAACAAACTTCATCCGGTACAATGTTCCGTCAAATTTTAGAACAAGATCCACATACAGACTATTTTGTACTAGGTATTCAACGTTATGGAAATACACAAGAGCTGTTTGATAAGGCACATGAGCTGCAAGTGAATTATGTGTTAGAAGAACAAATGACAGCAGACAACAACGCGGACATTATGAACGATCTACAGCAATTTATGGATAATCATGATTATATTTTACTTACTTTATGTATGGACGTTGTCAACACAGCCTACGCACCTGGTGTTAGTGCACCCTCTCCTTTTGGTCTAGATCCCAAAACGGTTCGAGCTGTAATTCAAAAAGTAGCATCCCATCCACATACCCATTCTTTTGATATATGTGAAGTAAATCCGTTACTAGATGAAAATGGTCAAACAGTCAAATTGGGTGCTTATTTTGTCTATGATGCACTCAACAACTTACTTAGGAGGAACGGTTCATGA
- the gltS gene encoding sodium/glutamate symporter — protein sequence MIEINQITTIFLAVALFAFGSFLINKINFLKRFCIPAPVVGGLLFAALATILKTTGLLEISLDTSLQSLFMITFFTTIGLGASFKLVKLGGKLLVIYWLACGFLALMQNVIGVSLASLMGIHPLIGMMAGAVSMEGGHGAAAAFGQTLEDLGISSAMTIGAAAATCGLVAGGLIGGPIVKYLVGKYNLTPDEQEAEAIEYENKHEQITSDSFFTQVVIITFCMAVGTYVGTLFSEATGFVLPGYVGAMFVAVLVRNILDKVKPNAINMKSISLIGDVTLGVFLSMALMSIKLWEIADLALPLFVIVFVQVLFIVLFCIFVLFKLLGKNYDAAVMVAGFAGHGLGATPNAMANMSAVVQRFGPSTKAFLVVPIVGAFLIDVFGIPIIITTINLFK from the coding sequence ATGATCGAAATTAATCAAATTACAACAATATTTCTCGCAGTCGCGTTATTTGCATTCGGGAGCTTCCTTATTAATAAAATAAACTTTTTAAAGCGTTTCTGTATTCCAGCACCAGTTGTTGGTGGCTTACTTTTTGCAGCACTAGCCACAATATTAAAAACAACTGGCCTATTAGAAATATCTCTTGATACATCATTACAAAGCTTATTTATGATTACTTTTTTCACGACAATCGGTTTAGGTGCTAGCTTTAAACTGGTAAAACTAGGCGGTAAGCTATTAGTCATTTATTGGCTAGCATGTGGGTTCCTTGCGCTAATGCAAAACGTTATCGGTGTATCCCTTGCTTCACTAATGGGCATTCATCCATTAATCGGTATGATGGCAGGTGCAGTTTCTATGGAAGGTGGTCACGGTGCGGCGGCTGCTTTCGGTCAAACATTAGAAGATTTAGGAATTTCATCTGCTATGACAATCGGTGCGGCGGCTGCAACATGTGGCTTAGTGGCGGGAGGTCTAATTGGTGGACCGATTGTCAAATATTTAGTCGGAAAATACAATTTAACACCAGATGAACAAGAAGCAGAAGCTATTGAATATGAAAACAAACATGAACAAATTACATCGGATTCATTCTTTACACAAGTGGTAATCATCACATTTTGTATGGCTGTCGGAACGTATGTTGGAACTCTATTCTCCGAAGCTACAGGTTTCGTATTACCAGGTTACGTAGGTGCCATGTTTGTCGCTGTATTGGTCCGTAATATTTTAGATAAAGTGAAACCAAATGCCATTAACATGAAAAGTATTTCTTTAATCGGTGACGTCACATTAGGTGTTTTCCTATCTATGGCGTTAATGAGCATTAAACTATGGGAAATTGCCGATTTAGCTTTACCTCTATTTGTCATTGTTTTTGTACAAGTACTATTCATCGTTCTATTCTGTATTTTTGTATTATTTAAATTACTCGGTAAAAACTACGATGCAGCAGTTATGGTGGCAGGCTTTGCAGGACATGGCTTGGGTGCAACACCGAATGCAATGGCGAATATGTCAGCAGTTGTTCAACGCTTCGGTCCTTCTACAAAGGCATTCCTCGTTGTACCAATTGTAGGTGCATTTTTAATTGATGTCTTTGGTATTCCTATTATTATTACAACCATTAACTTATTTAAATAA
- a CDS encoding polysaccharide deacetylase family protein translates to MKKLLPFALLWAFLCSMAIGNHVSAQASMPAIQQVLKDATVYEEASTESKVNGYIKQGNFVQASAFNEEWIHIRMAQLEGYVEASTLAELTPEKAVVAKKGGLNLLSYPSPSAQKVGQLYENSMLIVYGIAPGGWSYVQYGHEFGYVATNALKKPTATKKQVNAPKGAIIHLTASPGGEVLGTLAHKTIVQQYTIVAGWAYVEADNQKGYIKASELTDLTVNNKVYNQGVPVAKGAKKRVALTFDDGPNAKVTPQILAILKKYNVKATFFMVGKNASSNAKIVEQVYKDGHEIGNHTWNHPKLTNLAKTSVKEEVDRTSNAIYAAIGQYPTVFRPPYGATNDQVRSVIPMPSILWSIDTLDWKHRNADKILTYVKASVKDGSIILMHDIHQTTANGLENVILYLQKQGYECVTVSDILQ, encoded by the coding sequence TTGAAAAAATTATTACCTTTTGCGTTATTATGGGCATTTTTATGTAGTATGGCTATTGGGAATCATGTTTCCGCTCAAGCTAGTATGCCTGCTATCCAACAAGTTCTAAAGGATGCGACGGTGTATGAAGAGGCTTCCACAGAAAGCAAGGTGAATGGCTATATTAAACAAGGCAATTTTGTGCAAGCCTCAGCTTTCAATGAGGAATGGATACATATCCGAATGGCACAGTTAGAGGGGTATGTGGAAGCCTCAACATTAGCAGAGCTAACGCCAGAAAAAGCTGTAGTGGCGAAAAAAGGCGGCCTAAACTTATTGTCCTATCCAAGTCCAAGTGCACAAAAAGTTGGACAGCTATATGAAAATAGTATGTTAATAGTGTATGGCATAGCACCTGGTGGTTGGTCATATGTGCAATATGGACATGAATTTGGCTATGTCGCGACAAATGCGCTGAAAAAACCAACTGCGACAAAAAAGCAGGTAAATGCACCTAAAGGGGCTATTATTCATTTAACTGCGAGCCCAGGCGGTGAAGTGCTAGGCACACTAGCGCATAAAACCATTGTGCAGCAATATACAATAGTAGCAGGCTGGGCGTATGTGGAAGCTGACAATCAAAAAGGGTACATAAAGGCTTCAGAGCTAACGGACTTAACCGTAAATAATAAAGTTTACAACCAAGGAGTACCAGTAGCAAAAGGAGCGAAAAAGCGGGTGGCTTTAACATTTGATGATGGACCGAATGCGAAAGTTACGCCACAAATATTAGCCATTTTAAAGAAATACAATGTAAAAGCAACATTTTTTATGGTTGGGAAAAATGCTTCTAGCAATGCTAAAATTGTAGAGCAAGTGTATAAGGATGGTCATGAAATTGGCAATCATACATGGAATCATCCGAAGCTAACTAATTTAGCGAAAACAAGCGTTAAAGAAGAAGTGGATCGCACAAGCAACGCCATTTACGCAGCTATTGGTCAATATCCAACTGTTTTTCGCCCACCATATGGAGCGACAAATGACCAAGTGCGCTCTGTTATTCCAATGCCTTCTATTTTATGGTCGATTGATACACTCGATTGGAAGCATCGCAATGCCGATAAAATATTAACGTATGTCAAAGCATCTGTCAAAGATGGCAGTATTATTTTAATGCATGATATTCATCAAACGACAGCCAACGGGCTCGAAAATGTTATTCTTTATTTACAGAAACAAGGTTATGAATGTGTAACGGTAAGTGACATATTACAATAA
- a CDS encoding D-alanyl-D-alanine carboxypeptidase family protein yields MKKFVLICCIGVIAFFFYTNKSKEQVVDIELPSLHSKNALLVNDSGEVLYEKNADAIIYPASLTKIMTAIVAIEASKDLQMQTMVTPQTIATYTAQNASMAGFQAGDFVTIEDLLYGTLLASGADATATLATAIAGSEKAFVELMNDKALELGLNDTHYENVSGLHDPAHISSVRDISKLFQYAIENPTFYKIMTTKSYTTQVPNELTIASTLFSKMDGVEGAILGGKTGYTPEAGLCLASLIEKNGEVYIFVTTNAEGHVWTPPLHVEDAMAAYQAL; encoded by the coding sequence ATGAAAAAGTTTGTATTAATTTGTTGTATTGGTGTCATCGCATTTTTTTTCTATACGAATAAGTCCAAAGAACAAGTAGTGGATATTGAGCTACCTTCGTTACATAGTAAAAATGCTTTATTGGTAAACGATAGCGGAGAGGTGTTATATGAAAAAAATGCGGATGCTATTATCTATCCAGCATCATTAACCAAAATTATGACAGCCATTGTAGCGATTGAGGCGAGTAAAGATCTTCAAATGCAAACGATGGTTACACCACAAACAATTGCAACATATACTGCGCAAAATGCTTCGATGGCAGGCTTTCAGGCAGGTGATTTTGTAACGATCGAGGATTTACTATACGGTACTTTACTTGCATCAGGTGCAGATGCAACAGCCACGCTAGCAACGGCCATTGCAGGGAGTGAGAAAGCGTTTGTGGAACTGATGAACGATAAAGCACTTGAATTAGGGTTAAATGATACTCATTACGAAAATGTTAGTGGGCTTCATGATCCAGCACATATATCGAGTGTTCGTGATATTAGCAAGCTCTTTCAATATGCGATTGAAAATCCTACTTTTTATAAGATTATGACGACAAAAAGCTACACAACGCAAGTGCCAAATGAGTTAACGATTGCTAGCACTTTATTTTCAAAAATGGATGGGGTCGAAGGTGCCATTCTTGGTGGCAAAACCGGCTATACACCTGAAGCAGGGCTTTGCTTAGCTTCTTTAATTGAAAAAAATGGCGAAGTGTATATTTTTGTTACGACAAATGCGGAAGGGCATGTTTGGACGCCACCTTTACATGTTGAAGATGCAATGGCTGCATATCAAGCACTATAG
- a CDS encoding histidine phosphatase family protein, whose amino-acid sequence MRQIIYLLRHGETVFNTQGRYQGELDSPLTDVGIEQVQQNAVMLKSLLGNPQDWKIISSSLGRALQSAEIICETIGYDFNDVVKDHRLAEVAVGDWAGLTIKEIEKSWPSLLENTDHYNWYFNAPNGESYDSVVARLTDWLDSVKDEQNVIVISHGLTGRILRGIYAGLAKDHALKLDVSQDVFFKLSDKKIQNISLAFDDFY is encoded by the coding sequence TTGAGGCAAATTATTTATTTACTTCGTCATGGAGAAACGGTTTTTAATACGCAAGGACGATACCAAGGCGAGTTGGATTCACCCTTAACCGATGTTGGCATCGAACAAGTTCAACAAAACGCAGTTATGTTAAAAAGCTTACTAGGCAATCCTCAAGATTGGAAAATTATTTCAAGTTCTTTAGGAAGAGCATTGCAGAGCGCAGAAATTATTTGCGAAACGATAGGCTATGATTTTAATGATGTAGTAAAGGATCATCGACTAGCCGAAGTGGCTGTTGGAGATTGGGCTGGGCTTACAATAAAAGAAATTGAAAAGTCTTGGCCAAGTCTTTTAGAAAACACAGACCATTATAATTGGTATTTCAATGCACCGAATGGAGAAAGTTACGACTCGGTTGTTGCTAGATTGACTGATTGGCTCGATAGTGTAAAAGATGAACAAAACGTGATTGTCATATCCCATGGTCTAACTGGGCGGATTTTACGGGGCATTTATGCTGGATTAGCCAAGGACCATGCACTAAAGTTAGATGTATCACAGGATGTATTTTTTAAATTATCCGATAAGAAAATCCAAAACATTTCTCTAGCGTTCGATGATTTTTATTGA
- a CDS encoding DUF3995 domain-containing protein, whose translation MISLLLVVCVLFLISIIHVYWAFGGRWGAMVVLPIKKGSQEPAFVPRKIGTLLVAFLLVVAAFLLLIKGIYLRNVQEFNFFTLGCTVCAVIFLIRAIGDFKYVGFFKKIKHSQFARNDTWLYSPLCLFISLVYLFVLF comes from the coding sequence ATGATTAGTTTACTACTCGTTGTATGTGTTCTGTTTTTGATAAGCATAATACACGTCTATTGGGCATTTGGTGGTCGTTGGGGTGCGATGGTGGTACTCCCTATAAAGAAAGGCAGCCAAGAACCGGCTTTCGTTCCTCGTAAAATAGGAACGTTATTAGTAGCATTCCTTCTTGTGGTAGCAGCTTTCCTACTCTTAATAAAAGGGATTTACTTACGGAATGTGCAAGAATTTAACTTTTTTACACTTGGTTGTACGGTTTGTGCAGTTATATTCTTGATACGAGCAATAGGCGACTTTAAATATGTAGGATTTTTTAAAAAAATAAAACATTCACAGTTTGCAAGAAATGATACATGGTTGTATAGCCCACTCTGTCTCTTCATTTCATTAGTGTATTTATTTGTACTTTTTTAA
- a CDS encoding TetR/AcrR family transcriptional regulator produces the protein MQLTREDWIKAGLHQLADAGIHKVRIETLARILNISKGSFYHHFRDHQELLDAMFNYWEMVATKRIIHSMEQEDSSLEELFTISFSSDKKIEIGIYTWAKYNQVVAKRLVDIEEQRIRCIAHLYQKKGSDELEAVERARLAYLTYIGWMTRFTENPNFTIGKMLELLLKI, from the coding sequence ATGCAATTAACAAGAGAAGACTGGATAAAGGCTGGTTTACATCAATTAGCGGACGCAGGCATACATAAAGTTCGTATTGAAACGCTCGCACGTATACTGAACATAAGTAAAGGTAGTTTTTATCACCATTTTCGTGACCATCAAGAACTGTTAGATGCTATGTTCAATTATTGGGAAATGGTTGCTACAAAGCGCATTATTCATAGTATGGAGCAGGAAGATTCGTCATTAGAAGAGCTTTTTACAATCAGTTTTAGTAGTGATAAAAAAATTGAAATAGGCATTTATACTTGGGCTAAATATAACCAAGTTGTTGCAAAGCGGTTAGTCGACATTGAGGAACAGCGAATTCGTTGTATTGCTCATTTATATCAAAAAAAAGGAAGTGATGAATTAGAAGCGGTCGAAAGAGCAAGACTTGCTTATTTAACGTATATAGGGTGGATGACAAGGTTTACAGAAAATCCTAATTTTACGATAGGAAAAATGCTTGAACTATTACTAAAGATATAA